Genomic segment of Sphingopyxis sp. QXT-31:
ATGCGCCGCGTGCGCGCGGTGCCGAGCGTGCCGATAAACTCGTTGGCTTCAGCCGAGTGGATGCCGGCGTTGTTGATCAATATGTCGATGCCGCCGTGGCGCGCGGCGATGTCGGCCATGACGCGCTCGACTTCGGGTTCGTCGGCGACATCGAGGCAGATCGCTTCGGCGCCATGGCCGATCTCCGCGGCCGCCGCCTTTGCCGCATCTTCGTCGAGATCGAGTTGGACCAGTTGCGCACCGCGCGCTGCAAGTGCATGGCCGAAGGCCTTGCCGAAGCCGCGCCCGCCGCCGGTGACGACAGCGATCTTGCCGGTCAAGTCATCCGACACCATGGTCTTGCTCCTTTGCCGGTGCGGGTGCCTTTGGCAACGCGAGCGCGGTCAGCACCGCGGCGGTGCACAGCGCGGCGATCACGGCGACGGTGATGTCGTAGGCAAACGGCGATGGGTAGCTTTCCTCGCCGCGGCGGACGATGTCGGCCGCCAGCAACGTCGTCACCATCTGTGCGCCGATGCCCATGAAGAGCTGACGGATGACGGTGAGCAGCCCCGAGATTTCGCTGATCCGCTCGGGCGGCGAGGCCTGCGCGATGATCGTCGGCGCGACCGAGAAGAGCATCGTGGTGCCGAAGCTGATGATGATGAGCTGCACTACGACCTTGGGAAAGCTGTCGACGTCCATCACGAACCACAGCAACCAGCCGGCGACGGTGACGAAACCGCCCGCGATCAACGCGAAACGCCCACCGCCGCGCGCCGCGAGCCAGCCGCCGAGCGGGCCGGCGAAGACCGAGCTGAGGTTCGAGGGCAGCTTGGCGATGCCCGCGAGCGTCGCGGTGAAGCCGAGGCCGGCGAGCGTCCACAGCGGCGCCTGCATCAGCAGCGAGAAGAAGACGGTGATCTGGAGCGCGCTCATCGCGACGAGCGCGGTCACCGCGCTGCCGATCGCGATGGTGCGGTCGGAGAAGCTGCGCACCGCGATCAGCGGGTTCGGGCTCGCGAGGCTGGCGCGCCACCACCAGAGGGTGAGCAGCAGCCCTGCGCCCAGCGCGGCGAGCGGCAGCGGCGCGGCCCAGCCCCAGTCCTTGCCCATCGTGAAATAGACGAGCACCAGCGCGACGCCGGGCGCGAAGGCGAGCCCCGAGAGCCAGTCGACGGGTTCGGAGGCGGGCTGGCGCGGCGAGCGCGGAAGCAGGCCACCGATCGCGGCCGCCGAGACCGCGCACAGGCCCGCACTGGCGAAGAACACCCCGTGCCAGCTGAAATTATCGACGATCATGCCGCCGGCGACGAGCCCCGCCGCGGTACCGATCGACGCGCCCGAGATCATCAGCCCGATCGCCATCGGGGCGCGTTCCTTGCCCGCGTTCTCGTGCACGAGCCCGATGCAGAGCGGCAGGATCGCCCCGGTGACGCCCTGCATCAGGCGGCCCGCGAGCAGCACGGGGAAGTTGGTCGACAGCGCGCTGATCAGCGACCCGACCGCGCCGACGATCAGCACGGCGACGAGCACCTGCCGCCGCCCGAACAGGTCGCCGAGGCGGCCGACGATCGCAGCGATCGCGGCGCCGACGATGAGGTAACCCGTGATCAGCCAGCCGACCATCGCGGGGTTGCCGAAATCCTCGATCAGCTTCTTGAGCGCCGCGAGGATCATCGCGGTTTCGAACGAGCCGGTGACCTCGGCGATCCAGAGCGCGCCGATGATGAGGGGAAGGTTGCGGCGGTCGGTCACGCTAGCTCGCGACGGCCTTCGCCCCTTCGGGCAGGCCGACCTGCGCGGCGCGGACCTCGATCAGATCGACGCCGATGTCGGCGGGCAGGCCGATGACCGAGAGCAACGCCTTGGCCATCGATTCGGGGGTCGCCCCCTCGCCGGTCATCGACGCGTGGCCGGTCTCGACGATCTTCTTGTAGAAGGCGGCGACGGTTTCCTGCGACCAGGCCTTGCCGCCCGAGCCGCCCTTGACCGAACCCGAGCGAAGGACGGTGACGCGGATGTCGTCGCTGCGCAGTTCGTCGCGCAGGCCGTGGCAGAGCGTTTCGACCGCCGCCTTGGTCGCGGCGTAGAGCGCGAGCATCGGGAAGGGCATGTTCACCGATTCGCTGCTGATCGCGATGATCTGGCCCTTGCTGGCGCGCAGATGCGGGATCGCGGCGCGGACCAGCCACGAGACGCCGAGGATGTTGATGTCGACATGGTTGCGGATCATCGCGTCGCTGCCGGTCTCGAAAGCGAAGGGATGATAGACCGCGGCGTTGGCGACGACGACGTCGATGCGGCCGAAATGCGCCGCGGTCTGCGCGACGGCGGCGTTCACCGCGTCCGATGAGGCGACGTCGCAGGCCACCGGGAGCACGGCATCGCCAAATTCGGCGGCGAGCGTATCGAACTCATCGGAAGGGCGCGCGAGGCACGCGACCTTCACTCCCGATGCGACGAGCGCGGCGACGAAATGCCGCCCCATGCCCTTCGATGCGCCGGTCACGACGGCGACCTTGCCGGCTAGCCTCTCCATCCCATGTCCCCTGATTTTCGTGTTTTAGGTTTCATTTTTGACGATACGTCAATTTTTTGCCATATCGCAACCCCGCTGTTAGGATAGCGGGCGAATATCGGGGCAGGATCACCTATTTGGCGCAGGCACAGTCCATCATCGCGGCAGAAGCGCCGCCCGAGCGCAAGCTGGGCGCGAAGGGGCAACGCACGCGGCAGCAATTGATCGACGCGACGGTCGACCTGCTCGAGACGCACGGGCTGCGCGACGTGTCGGTGGTCGACGTCGCGCGCGCGGCGCAGACCTCGCCCGCGACCTTCTATGTCTATTTCAAGGGGGTGCCCGAGGTGGTGCTGGCGGCGCTTGAGCATGCGAGCCAGACCACTCCCGAGCTCGAAGCAATCGTCGCGCGCGACTGGCTGGCGCCGGGGGCCGACGCGGCCGCGGCGGCGTTCGTCGAGGAATATACCGGCATCTGGAATCGCAACCGGACGATCTTCGTCGTGCGTAACCTCGCCGCCGAGGAAGGCGACACGCGCTTCTACGAGGCGCGGATGACGCAGGCGCGGCCGATGATGGATGCGATCAGCCGGCAGGTCGAGCGCGCACAGGCCGCGGGGCGCACCCCGGCGCATCTGTCGCCGCGGTCGTGCGCGGGCACCGTGCTGATGATCCTCGAGCGCCTGTCGGCGATCGGACCGATGAGCAGTCACAGCGACGGCGTCGGTTACGCGGACCTCAAGGCGGCGGCGGCGCATAGTATCGCGATGATGCTGGGGGCGCGGGGGTAGTCCGTTATCCTTCTCCCTTGATGGGAGAAGGATACGGAGCCTTGCGCCTTTGGCGCTAGGCGAAGTTGGATGAGGGTGATGGTGCGTCATGGCATCGTCGTGTCAGGCCGAAACCACACCCCCACCGCTGCGACTAGGCAGCAAGCTGCCAAGTCTCGCTGCCTCCCCCATCCAGGGGGAGGAAACATCACGCCCCCGTCGCCTCGGCGATCATCTTCTGGATGTCGAGTACGCCCGTCGCGAGGCCGCCCGCGAGGCCGGCGTCGACCGGAAGGCACACGCCGCTGATGAAGCTCGCGGCGTCGCTGTTGAGCAGGATCAGCGGCAGCGCCTGCTCCTCGGCGGTCGAATAGCGGCCTTTGGCCTTGGCGAAGGCACCAAGCACCGCGTCACCCGCCACCTTGCGGAACTCGCCGAGCATCGGGGTGTCGATCGGGCTGGGCATGGTGCAGTTGATGCGGATGTCGCGGCCGATCAGGTCGGGCGCGCGGACCTGGGTCCAGGTGTTGATGGCTTCCTTGGCGAGACTGTAGGGATCGCCGACCTCGCCCGCGCGATCCAGATACCATTGGCGCGCCTCAGCGAAATCCTCGATCGCGATGAACTCGCGGAGCAGCGGCTGGCGCGTGAGCCATTTCATGCCGCCGAGCGACGAGACCGAGACGATCGCGGCGCCGGGGTTGAGATGCGGGACCCAGCCTTCGGTCCAGGCGCGAATGCCGAGGAAGTTGACCGTGACGACATCCTCGCCGGGGAAGGTCTGCGGCAGGCCGGAGACGTTGAACACGGCGTCGATCTTGCCGCCGATGCTGGCGATGCCCGCGGCGATGGCGTCGGGGTTTTTGAGATCGACCTCGGTAAAGCTCGCAAGGTTCACCGGCGAGGGCTTGATGTCGGCGCCGTGCACTTCGGCGCCGAGGTCGACGAGCGCGCGGGCGCAGGCCTCGCCGGTGCCCGAGAAGC
This window contains:
- a CDS encoding MFS transporter, whose protein sequence is MTDRRNLPLIIGALWIAEVTGSFETAMILAALKKLIEDFGNPAMVGWLITGYLIVGAAIAAIVGRLGDLFGRRQVLVAVLIVGAVGSLISALSTNFPVLLAGRLMQGVTGAILPLCIGLVHENAGKERAPMAIGLMISGASIGTAAGLVAGGMIVDNFSWHGVFFASAGLCAVSAAAIGGLLPRSPRQPASEPVDWLSGLAFAPGVALVLVYFTMGKDWGWAAPLPLAALGAGLLLTLWWWRASLASPNPLIAVRSFSDRTIAIGSAVTALVAMSALQITVFFSLLMQAPLWTLAGLGFTATLAGIAKLPSNLSSVFAGPLGGWLAARGGGRFALIAGGFVTVAGWLLWFVMDVDSFPKVVVQLIIISFGTTMLFSVAPTIIAQASPPERISEISGLLTVIRQLFMGIGAQMVTTLLAADIVRRGEESYPSPFAYDITVAVIAALCTAAVLTALALPKAPAPAKEQDHGVG
- a CDS encoding SDR family oxidoreductase; its protein translation is MERLAGKVAVVTGASKGMGRHFVAALVASGVKVACLARPSDEFDTLAAEFGDAVLPVACDVASSDAVNAAVAQTAAHFGRIDVVVANAAVYHPFAFETGSDAMIRNHVDINILGVSWLVRAAIPHLRASKGQIIAISSESVNMPFPMLALYAATKAAVETLCHGLRDELRSDDIRVTVLRSGSVKGGSGGKAWSQETVAAFYKKIVETGHASMTGEGATPESMAKALLSVIGLPADIGVDLIEVRAAQVGLPEGAKAVAS
- a CDS encoding TetR family transcriptional regulator, translated to MAQAQSIIAAEAPPERKLGAKGQRTRQQLIDATVDLLETHGLRDVSVVDVARAAQTSPATFYVYFKGVPEVVLAALEHASQTTPELEAIVARDWLAPGADAAAAAFVEEYTGIWNRNRTIFVVRNLAAEEGDTRFYEARMTQARPMMDAISRQVERAQAAGRTPAHLSPRSCAGTVLMILERLSAIGPMSSHSDGVGYADLKAAAAHSIAMMLGARG
- a CDS encoding coniferyl-alcohol dehydrogenase, with the protein product MSKDILSYKGKRVVVMGCFSGTGEACARALVDLGAEVHGADIKPSPVNLASFTEVDLKNPDAIAAGIASIGGKIDAVFNVSGLPQTFPGEDVVTVNFLGIRAWTEGWVPHLNPGAAIVSVSSLGGMKWLTRQPLLREFIAIEDFAEARQWYLDRAGEVGDPYSLAKEAINTWTQVRAPDLIGRDIRINCTMPSPIDTPMLGEFRKVAGDAVLGAFAKAKGRYSTAEEQALPLILLNSDAASFISGVCLPVDAGLAGGLATGVLDIQKMIAEATGA